The Saccopteryx leptura isolate mSacLep1 chromosome 2, mSacLep1_pri_phased_curated, whole genome shotgun sequence genome has a window encoding:
- the LRRC10 gene encoding leucine-rich repeat-containing protein 10, whose protein sequence is MGNTIRALLAFIPADCCQSYVVGHLREMPLDKMVDLSGNQLWRFPVHVCSFRELVKLYLSDNHLSSLPLELGQLQNLQILALDFNNFKALPQVVCTLKQLCILYLGNNKLCYLPSELSLLQNLRTLWIEANCLTELPDVVCELSLLKTLHAGSNALRLLPGQLQRLRELRTIWLSGNLLSDFPPVLLHMPFLEVIDVDRNSIRYFPSLAHLSSLKLVIYDHNPCRNAPKVAKGVRRVGRWAEETPEPDRRKMRRYALVEESQDAPAPALPPPLPPTDF, encoded by the coding sequence ATGGGGAACACCATCAGGGCCCTCCTGGCCTTCATTCCTGCTGACTGCTGCCAGAGCTATGTAGTCGGACACTTGCGGGAGATGCCACTGGACAAGATGGTGGATCTGAGTGGGAACCAGCTATGGCGCTTCCCCGTGCACGTGTGCTCCTTCCGGGAGCTGGTCAAGCTCTACCTGAGTGACAACCACCTCAGCAGCCTGCCCCTGGAGCTGGGGCAGCTACAAAATCTGCAGATCTTAGCTCTGGATTTCAACAACTTCAAGGCTCTGCCCCAGGTGGTGTGTACTCTGAAACAGCTCTGCATCCTCTACCTGGGCAACAACAAACTCTGCTATCTCCCCAGTGAACTGAGCCTGCTCCAGAATCTCCGGACCCTGTGGATCGAGGCCAACTGCCTCACCGAGCTGCCAGATGTGGTCTGCGAGCTCAGTCTCCTGAAGACTCTGCATGCCGGCTCCAATGCCCTGCGTCTGCTCCCAGGCCAGCTCCAGCGCCTCCGTGAGCTGAGGACCATCTGGCTCTCGGGCAACCTTCTGAGTGACTTCCCCCCTGTGCTTCTTCACATGCCCTTCCTGGAGGTGATTGATGTGGACCGGAACAGCATCCGCTATTTCCCCAGCCTGGCCCACCTGTCAAGTCTGAAGCTAGTTATCTATGACCACAATCCTTGCAGGAACGCACCCAAGGTGGCCAAAGGTGTACGCCGCGTGGGAAGATGGGCCGAGGAGACGCCAGAGCCTGACCGCAGGAAAATGAGGCGCTATGCTTTGGTCGAGGAAAGCCAGGACGCGCCAGCACCTGCCTtgcctcctccacttcctcctacCGACTTCTGA